From the genome of Haloarcula limicola, one region includes:
- a CDS encoding ABC transporter ATP-binding protein, which translates to MARLTLDDVTKVFDDGEDEIVAVEDVSIDIEDGEFLVLVGPSGCGKSTTLRMIAGLETITDGEIRLGTETLNDVKTQDRDIAMVFQSYALYPHLTARENMSFGLEESTDMSDSEIDRRVTEAASMMGIEDLLDRKPGQLSGGQQQRVALGRAIVRDPEVFLMDEPLSNLDAKLRAEMRTELQQLQQQLGVTSVYVTHDQTEAMTMSDRIAVMNDGKLQQVGRPLELYHEPANLFVAEFIGEPSMNFMSGRHERSSFVSDDVEYPFADDIERAVGDATDIILGIRPEDVEIVSGSGVAVNGTGDDAAHEFEMTATVVEPMGNQNVVHLEFPGETEGTEDLVAITEGSHKVEEGSTVTVRLPQDAVHVFDTRTGETLHDRRLTFDEQALRL; encoded by the coding sequence ATGGCCCGCCTGACACTCGACGACGTGACCAAGGTGTTCGACGACGGCGAGGACGAGATCGTCGCCGTCGAGGACGTCTCGATCGACATCGAGGACGGGGAGTTCCTCGTCCTCGTCGGGCCGTCCGGTTGCGGGAAATCGACGACGCTGCGGATGATCGCCGGACTGGAGACGATCACCGACGGCGAGATCCGCCTCGGGACGGAGACGCTGAACGACGTGAAGACCCAGGACCGGGACATCGCGATGGTGTTCCAGTCCTACGCGCTCTATCCCCACCTCACGGCCCGGGAGAACATGTCCTTCGGGCTGGAGGAGTCGACCGACATGTCCGACAGCGAGATCGACCGCCGCGTCACCGAGGCGGCGTCGATGATGGGCATCGAGGACCTGCTGGACCGGAAACCGGGCCAGCTCTCCGGCGGTCAGCAACAGCGCGTCGCGCTGGGTCGGGCAATCGTCCGGGACCCCGAAGTGTTCCTGATGGACGAGCCACTGTCGAACCTGGACGCGAAACTGCGCGCGGAGATGCGAACCGAACTCCAGCAGCTCCAGCAGCAACTCGGCGTGACGTCCGTCTACGTCACCCACGACCAGACCGAGGCGATGACGATGTCCGACCGCATCGCCGTGATGAACGACGGGAAACTCCAGCAGGTCGGTCGGCCGCTGGAACTGTACCACGAACCGGCCAACCTGTTCGTCGCGGAGTTCATCGGCGAGCCGTCGATGAACTTCATGTCCGGCCGACACGAGCGGTCGTCGTTCGTCTCCGACGATGTCGAGTACCCCTTCGCCGACGACATCGAGCGGGCCGTCGGCGACGCGACGGACATCATCCTCGGCATCCGCCCGGAGGACGTCGAGATCGTCTCCGGCTCCGGCGTCGCCGTCAACGGTACGGGTGACGACGCCGCCCACGAGTTCGAGATGACGGCCACCGTCGTCGAACCGATGGGGAACCAGAACGTCGTCCACCTGGAGTTCCCGGGCGAGACGGAGGGGACCGAGGACCTCGTCGCCATCACCGAGGGGTCACACAAGGTCGAGGAGGGGAGTACCGTGACGGTGCGGCTCCCGCAGGACGCCGTCCACGTCTTCGATACGAGGACCGGCGAGACGCTCCACGACCGGCGGCTCACCTTCGACGAACAGGCGCTTCGGCTGTAA
- a CDS encoding zinc-dependent alcohol dehydrogenase has translation MRGLAKVNRSHGAMEFVDRDRPEPAADEALVEVDYAGLCGSDAGIYEFESAFERMNLPTVIGHEYSGRVVEVGDAVTKFDVGDRVVERPIRGCGDCYQCEIGESNVCQNAVITGVDHDGAYEQFVAVPERALHPVPDSVEQQHAAMVEPTSIAARAVIENSRVSAGDRVLVEGPGPIGLLTAQIADAQGGRVLVSGVGQDAEYRLPLAEELGFETVNVAEDDMAARREALTDGVGYDVVFDTTGHPSGLPSAVDEVRKGGQIVLIGQTGETTMPYSPLVRSEIDLQCSYASMYDDFDRSLRLIDRGDVDAETFLDDRFSLLEADEAFEAFVAGETCKPVFDVSELHD, from the coding sequence ATGCGTGGACTAGCCAAAGTTAACCGTAGTCACGGCGCTATGGAGTTCGTCGACCGCGACCGGCCGGAACCGGCCGCCGACGAGGCGCTCGTCGAGGTCGACTACGCCGGTCTCTGCGGGAGCGACGCGGGTATCTACGAGTTCGAATCGGCCTTCGAGCGGATGAATCTCCCGACGGTCATCGGCCACGAGTACTCCGGGCGCGTCGTCGAGGTCGGCGACGCCGTCACGAAGTTCGACGTGGGCGACCGGGTCGTCGAGCGGCCGATCCGGGGCTGTGGCGACTGCTACCAGTGCGAGATCGGGGAGTCGAACGTCTGTCAGAACGCGGTCATCACGGGCGTCGACCACGACGGGGCCTACGAACAGTTCGTCGCCGTCCCCGAGCGGGCGCTGCATCCGGTCCCCGACAGCGTCGAACAGCAGCACGCCGCGATGGTCGAACCGACGAGCATCGCCGCCCGCGCGGTCATCGAGAACTCGCGGGTCTCGGCGGGCGACCGCGTCCTCGTGGAGGGGCCGGGGCCGATCGGTCTCCTCACGGCGCAGATCGCCGACGCACAGGGCGGCAGAGTGCTCGTCTCCGGCGTCGGCCAGGACGCCGAGTACCGCCTCCCGCTCGCGGAGGAACTCGGCTTCGAGACGGTTAACGTCGCCGAGGACGACATGGCGGCGCGCCGCGAGGCTCTCACCGACGGCGTGGGTTACGACGTGGTGTTCGACACGACCGGTCACCCGTCTGGACTTCCCTCGGCCGTCGACGAGGTCCGCAAGGGCGGCCAGATCGTGCTTATCGGGCAGACGGGCGAGACGACGATGCCGTACTCCCCGCTGGTCCGCTCGGAGATCGACCTCCAGTGTTCCTACGCCTCGATGTACGACGACTTCGACCGCTCGCTCAGGCTCATCGACCGGGGCGACGTCGACGCCGAGACGTTCCTCGACGATCGCTTCTCGCTGCTCGAAGCCGACGAGGCCTTCGAGGCGTTCGTCGCGGGCGAGACGTGCAAACCGGTCTTCGACGTCTCGGAACTCCACGACTGA
- a CDS encoding IclR family transcriptional regulator — protein MPSTAQNPVKSVGTTFEILNALKELGGARVTDLARHLDLPKSTVHNYLSTLEQEEYIVKDDNVYRVGLRFLELGAYSRHERKLFQIAKPEVDRLADETGELANILVEEHGRGSYLYRAYGEQAVRVKAHVGTRVSLHTTALGKAILAYLPEERVDEIVDRHGLGGSTEQSIESRAELEETLDAIRERGVAFDDEERLNGLRCVAAPVLDNSDRIIGAISVAGPTNRFRGDRFREELPQKVLEVANVIELNFTYS, from the coding sequence ATGCCGAGTACAGCCCAAAACCCCGTCAAGTCCGTCGGCACGACGTTCGAGATACTCAACGCGCTGAAAGAGCTGGGCGGCGCCCGCGTGACCGACCTCGCGCGCCACCTCGACCTCCCGAAGAGCACCGTCCACAACTACCTCAGCACGCTTGAACAGGAGGAGTACATCGTCAAGGACGACAACGTCTATCGGGTCGGACTCCGCTTCTTAGAGCTCGGCGCGTACTCGCGCCACGAGCGGAAGCTGTTCCAGATCGCGAAACCCGAGGTGGACCGCCTCGCCGACGAGACCGGGGAGCTGGCGAACATCCTCGTCGAGGAACACGGCCGCGGGTCGTACCTCTATCGAGCCTACGGCGAGCAGGCGGTCCGGGTGAAAGCCCACGTCGGCACGCGCGTCTCCCTGCACACGACGGCGCTCGGGAAGGCGATCCTCGCGTATCTCCCCGAGGAGCGCGTCGACGAGATCGTCGACCGACACGGGCTGGGCGGGAGCACCGAGCAGTCCATCGAGAGCCGCGCGGAACTCGAAGAGACCCTCGACGCCATCCGCGAACGGGGCGTCGCCTTCGACGACGAGGAGCGGCTCAACGGCCTCCGCTGTGTCGCCGCGCCGGTGCTCGACAACAGCGACCGCATCATCGGCGCGATCAGCGTCGCCGGGCCGACCAACCGCTTCCGCGGCGACCGATTCCGCGAGGAGCTCCCGCAGAAGGTGCTCGAAGTCGCGAACGTCATCGAGCTCAACTTCACGTACTCGTAA
- a CDS encoding plastocyanin/azurin family copper-binding protein: MGDQSPQPEVSRREFFRLAAGGAAAAATAGRAAAQEGDGEGGETVTVEMTDDLVFDPSELTIAPGTTVVWENVGGIGHSVTAYEDEIPAEAEYFTSGGLESEQAARQAYPSEGDVAGGETYEHTFDVEGEYGYFCIPHEGAGMVASLTVTTEPQGGGDGGVQEGLPSVPEGAVTVGVGAAATIFAVFVLAYVFTKYGGDYGEE; the protein is encoded by the coding sequence ATGGGCGACCAGAGTCCACAGCCCGAGGTGTCGCGGAGAGAGTTCTTTCGGCTCGCGGCGGGCGGCGCGGCCGCCGCGGCGACGGCGGGCCGAGCCGCCGCACAGGAAGGCGACGGGGAGGGCGGCGAGACGGTCACCGTCGAGATGACCGACGACCTCGTGTTCGACCCGAGCGAACTGACGATCGCGCCCGGGACGACCGTCGTCTGGGAGAACGTCGGGGGGATCGGTCACTCGGTGACGGCCTACGAGGACGAGATCCCGGCGGAGGCCGAGTACTTCACCTCGGGCGGGCTGGAGAGCGAACAGGCCGCTCGGCAGGCGTACCCCAGCGAGGGTGACGTCGCGGGCGGCGAGACCTACGAGCACACTTTCGACGTCGAGGGCGAGTACGGCTACTTCTGTATTCCCCACGAAGGTGCGGGAATGGTCGCCTCGCTGACGGTGACGACGGAACCGCAGGGAGGCGGGGACGGCGGCGTCCAGGAAGGGCTCCCGAGCGTGCCGGAAGGCGCGGTCACCGTCGGGGTGGGGGCGGCCGCCACCATCTTCGCCGTCTTCGTCCTCGCGTACGTCTTCACCAAGTACGGCGGGGACTACGGCGAGGAGTGA
- a CDS encoding carbohydrate ABC transporter permease: protein MSQSTSGSNIDVASLVEDVNLGRIAQYVLVIIFIGFFLAPLETGIMTAFKTNEAVARSVPLAPPSADGFTWGNMQFALNQLSGAFFNSLFMAIPATIGSVLFGSMAAYGLTMVRWRGQMAMLVLFLIGIFLPYQAVLVPLARFWNNIFPLASMLAPTFAALPFLEAYHSNLVPLIITHIAYGIPICTILFRSYYQSLPSSLVEAAKIDGASISKIYRRVILPISKPMFGVVFIYQFTQIYNEFLFAFTLVTGSDTPEAPVTLILPAVGASTSGIDFGIRMSAAFLAAIPTLIIYVAFAEQFAKGLRTGGG from the coding sequence ATGTCACAATCCACTTCGGGATCGAACATCGACGTCGCATCGCTCGTCGAGGACGTCAACCTCGGTCGTATCGCCCAGTACGTGCTGGTCATCATCTTCATCGGCTTCTTCCTCGCGCCGCTGGAGACGGGTATCATGACCGCGTTCAAGACCAACGAAGCCGTCGCGCGGTCGGTCCCGCTCGCGCCCCCGTCCGCCGACGGGTTCACCTGGGGCAACATGCAGTTCGCGCTGAACCAACTCTCGGGCGCGTTCTTCAACTCGCTGTTCATGGCGATCCCGGCGACGATCGGGAGCGTCCTCTTTGGCAGCATGGCCGCCTACGGCCTCACGATGGTCCGCTGGCGCGGCCAGATGGCGATGTTGGTGCTGTTCCTCATCGGTATCTTCCTGCCGTACCAGGCCGTGCTGGTGCCGCTGGCGCGCTTCTGGAACAACATCTTCCCGCTCGCGTCGATGCTCGCGCCGACGTTCGCGGCGCTGCCGTTCCTCGAGGCGTACCACTCGAACCTCGTGCCGCTCATCATCACGCACATCGCGTACGGGATCCCCATCTGTACGATCCTCTTCCGGTCGTACTACCAGAGCCTCCCGAGCTCGCTCGTCGAGGCCGCGAAGATCGACGGCGCGTCCATCTCGAAGATCTACCGCCGCGTCATTCTCCCCATCTCCAAGCCGATGTTCGGCGTCGTCTTCATCTATCAGTTCACGCAGATCTACAACGAGTTCCTCTTCGCGTTCACGCTGGTCACCGGTTCCGACACGCCGGAAGCGCCCGTGACGCTCATCCTGCCGGCGGTCGGCGCTTCGACGTCCGGTATCGACTTCGGGATCCGCATGTCCGCGGCGTTCCTCGCGGCGATTCCGACTCTCATCATCTACGTCGCCTTCGCGGAGCAATTTGCGAAGGGCCTGCGGACGGGAGGTGGATGA
- a CDS encoding universal stress protein, translating into MGHYDTILVPTDGSTHAEEAVEVAFRLAETDDADVHTLFVVDTRLYGEPALSSVELFLNDLEEQGHDVLSELVGRGTERGIDVEREIRHGDPEVTIVEYADEIDADLLVMGYQGHSHQKSRGAVLEGVLDATDRHVLVI; encoded by the coding sequence ATGGGTCACTACGATACCATTCTCGTCCCGACGGACGGCAGTACGCACGCCGAGGAGGCCGTCGAAGTCGCCTTCCGACTCGCCGAGACTGACGACGCCGACGTCCACACGCTGTTCGTCGTCGACACGCGACTCTACGGCGAACCCGCGCTCAGCAGCGTCGAGCTGTTCCTGAACGACCTCGAAGAACAGGGCCACGACGTCCTCTCGGAGTTGGTCGGCCGGGGGACCGAACGGGGAATCGACGTCGAACGGGAGATCCGTCACGGCGACCCGGAGGTGACCATCGTCGAGTACGCCGACGAGATCGACGCCGATCTCCTCGTCATGGGCTATCAGGGGCATTCCCACCAGAAATCCAGAGGGGCCGTGCTCGAAGGCGTACTGGACGCTACCGACCGGCACGTCCTCGTCATCTAG
- a CDS encoding ABC transporter ATP-binding protein: MGRISIEHMTKRFGETVAVDDLSLEIADSEFLVLVGPSGCGKSTTLRCLAGLETPTEGDIYIAGDHMNYRVPQNRDIAMVFQDYALYPHMTVRQNIRFGLEEEEGYTKAERNDRVEQIAGTLGISDLLDRKPDELSGGQQQRVALGRAIVRDPEVFLMDEPLSNLDAKLRADMRTELQQLQNEFDVTTVYVTHNQTEAMTMSDRIAVMNDGELQQVGPPLELYHEPANRFVAGFIGEPMMNFVEGRNEDGTFVGTYVEYPFDGDIRQSVQGTDDVVLGVRPEDLEVESAEGTDPADLGGHEFLMNVSVVEPHGDQNVLHLNHPEDTDEEDLLHALTSGTNIFEAGETVVVSIDPNDVHVFDARTGDALHNRSVEPEAEVTNV, from the coding sequence GTGGGACGAATCTCCATCGAGCACATGACCAAGCGGTTCGGCGAGACGGTCGCGGTCGACGACCTCTCGCTGGAGATCGCCGACAGCGAGTTCCTCGTGCTGGTCGGCCCCTCGGGGTGTGGCAAGTCCACGACGCTTCGCTGTCTCGCCGGACTGGAGACGCCGACGGAGGGCGACATCTACATCGCCGGCGACCACATGAACTACCGCGTCCCGCAGAACCGGGACATCGCGATGGTGTTCCAGGACTACGCGCTGTATCCCCACATGACCGTCCGGCAGAACATCCGCTTCGGGCTCGAAGAGGAGGAGGGATACACGAAGGCGGAGCGCAACGACCGCGTCGAACAGATCGCCGGGACGCTCGGCATCTCCGACCTGCTGGACCGGAAACCCGACGAGCTCTCGGGCGGCCAGCAACAGCGCGTCGCGCTGGGTCGGGCCATCGTCCGGGACCCCGAAGTGTTCCTGATGGACGAGCCCCTGTCGAATCTCGACGCGAAACTGCGCGCGGACATGCGGACCGAACTCCAGCAGCTCCAGAACGAATTCGACGTGACGACGGTGTACGTCACGCACAACCAGACCGAGGCGATGACGATGTCCGACCGCATCGCCGTGATGAACGACGGGGAGCTCCAGCAGGTCGGCCCGCCCCTGGAGCTGTACCACGAGCCCGCCAACCGCTTCGTCGCCGGGTTCATCGGCGAACCGATGATGAACTTCGTCGAGGGACGCAACGAGGACGGCACGTTCGTCGGGACGTACGTCGAGTACCCCTTCGACGGCGACATCCGCCAGTCGGTCCAGGGGACCGACGACGTCGTCCTCGGCGTCAGGCCGGAGGACCTCGAAGTCGAGTCCGCCGAGGGGACCGACCCCGCGGACCTCGGCGGTCACGAGTTCCTGATGAACGTCTCCGTCGTCGAACCCCACGGCGACCAGAACGTCCTGCACCTGAACCACCCGGAAGACACCGACGAGGAAGACCTCTTGCACGCACTCACCAGCGGTACGAACATCTTCGAAGCGGGGGAGACCGTCGTGGTCTCTATCGACCCGAACGACGTCCACGTCTTCGATGCGAGGACCGGCGACGCGTTGCACAATCGTAGCGTCGAACCCGAAGCGGAGGTGACGAACGTCTGA
- a CDS encoding proteasome assembly chaperone family protein — translation MPAKRSFDIDTPGGTGSDTTLVVGQAHLGMAGVTAVDYLVRHLDATQIGHLSPTELPGIAPFEEGKPRHHSRFYTLDSTDLTVLVEELFIPVTSARPYTDALIEWIDEQVIEEVVVLHGVPFPHGPEEHEVFHVSTPGFHDDRLANRSIPPLKGGFLDGVVGELVTHSLDEAGSEIGVFVTPTHPPGPDIDAALKLLDALTTVYGFEVDETELRELGEQFKQYYEQLANRMASMAEESDSLGSHDYPEDRMYM, via the coding sequence ATGCCAGCGAAACGCTCCTTCGACATCGATACGCCCGGTGGGACGGGGTCCGACACGACGCTCGTCGTCGGACAGGCGCACCTCGGAATGGCCGGGGTAACCGCGGTCGACTACCTCGTTCGGCACCTCGACGCGACGCAGATCGGCCACCTCTCGCCGACGGAGTTGCCCGGAATCGCTCCGTTCGAAGAGGGGAAACCCCGCCACCACAGTCGGTTCTACACGCTCGATTCGACCGATCTGACGGTCCTCGTCGAGGAACTGTTCATCCCGGTGACGAGCGCTCGACCCTACACCGACGCCCTCATCGAGTGGATAGACGAGCAGGTCATCGAGGAAGTCGTCGTCCTGCACGGCGTGCCGTTCCCCCACGGTCCCGAAGAACACGAGGTGTTTCACGTCTCGACGCCGGGCTTTCACGACGATCGGCTCGCGAATCGTTCGATTCCGCCGCTGAAAGGCGGCTTCCTCGACGGCGTCGTGGGGGAACTGGTAACACACAGCCTCGACGAAGCGGGCTCGGAGATCGGCGTGTTCGTCACCCCGACGCATCCGCCGGGACCGGATATCGACGCCGCGCTCAAACTACTCGACGCGCTGACGACGGTGTACGGGTTCGAAGTCGACGAGACCGAACTCCGCGAGCTGGGCGAACAGTTCAAGCAGTACTACGAACAGTTAGCCAATAGGATGGCCTCGATGGCGGAGGAATCGGACTCTCTCGGCAGCCACGATTACCCGGAAGACCGAATGTATATGTGA
- a CDS encoding SDR family NAD(P)-dependent oxidoreductase, with translation MVSYEHTPVTVAGKRAVVVGGTSGIGQAIALGFAAEGADVIATSRSEDAVEETAAEIEEHGVDTARVTCDVTDAETLDEVRETAEDAFGGVDVVVASQGAISRETVRDIGDDDWDFVTDVALDGVRRVTQAMAPAMDGGGSIVNISSLAARLAMANLPAYSAAKGGVEAFTRASAKELAPEIRVNAIAPGFVITPQNAETYAEGTEKREKIDDRTPLGRVADREEMVGAAVYLASDASSFVTGEVLTVDGGFADSAF, from the coding sequence ATGGTTTCCTACGAGCACACGCCAGTCACAGTCGCGGGCAAGCGGGCCGTCGTCGTCGGCGGGACCAGCGGCATCGGACAGGCCATCGCCCTCGGCTTCGCGGCGGAGGGCGCGGACGTCATCGCCACCAGCCGCAGCGAGGACGCCGTCGAGGAGACGGCCGCGGAGATCGAGGAGCACGGCGTCGACACCGCGCGGGTCACCTGCGACGTGACAGACGCCGAGACGCTCGACGAAGTGCGCGAGACCGCCGAGGACGCCTTCGGCGGCGTCGACGTCGTCGTCGCCTCGCAGGGGGCGATCTCCCGGGAGACGGTGCGGGACATCGGCGACGACGACTGGGACTTCGTCACGGACGTGGCCCTCGACGGCGTCCGCCGGGTCACGCAGGCGATGGCTCCGGCGATGGACGGGGGCGGCTCCATCGTCAACATCTCCTCGCTCGCCGCGCGCCTCGCCATGGCGAACCTCCCGGCGTACTCGGCCGCGAAGGGCGGCGTCGAGGCGTTCACGCGCGCGTCGGCGAAGGAACTCGCGCCCGAGATCCGCGTCAACGCCATCGCACCCGGGTTCGTCATCACGCCCCAGAACGCCGAGACGTACGCCGAGGGCACCGAGAAGCGGGAAAAGATCGATGACAGGACACCGCTCGGTCGGGTCGCGGACCGCGAGGAGATGGTCGGCGCGGCCGTCTACCTCGCTAGCGACGCGTCGTCGTTCGTCACCGGCGAAGTCCTCACCGTCGACGGCGGATTCGCCGACAGCGCCTTCTGA
- a CDS encoding Gfo/Idh/MocA family protein — MRFGVLSTADIGVESVIPGIVASEHEVGAIASRDASRAESVADRHDIPETYGSYEALLDDETLDAVYIPLPNGLHAEWIRKAADAGLHVLCEKTLTASAGETAAVFDYCAERDVTLMEGFMYRFHPLTERAAELVESELGEVRNVTSTFTFRLPDGAEDIRIDPDLAGGSVMDVGCYAVSAARLFLGTPERAYGVTNDERDCGVETEMTGVLEYEDGATARLQSGFETPLTQYYRVETTDGWLRAEPTFDIGVENSTQLTYSVDGEETTESFDATDHYRLEVEHFADSVESGEEPRVDRDESVDIMRIIDALYESSDDGQPITLN, encoded by the coding sequence ATGCGATTCGGAGTTCTCAGCACCGCGGACATCGGTGTCGAGTCAGTCATCCCGGGAATCGTCGCGAGCGAACACGAGGTCGGCGCGATCGCCTCGCGGGACGCGAGCCGGGCCGAAAGCGTCGCCGACCGGCACGACATTCCCGAGACCTACGGCAGTTACGAGGCGTTGCTCGACGACGAGACGCTCGACGCCGTCTACATCCCGCTCCCGAACGGTCTCCACGCCGAGTGGATTCGAAAGGCCGCCGATGCGGGATTACACGTCCTCTGTGAGAAGACGCTCACCGCGAGCGCCGGGGAGACGGCGGCGGTGTTCGACTACTGCGCCGAGCGAGACGTCACGCTGATGGAGGGGTTCATGTACCGCTTCCATCCGCTGACAGAGCGCGCTGCCGAACTCGTCGAGTCGGAACTGGGAGAGGTCCGAAACGTCACGTCGACGTTCACCTTCCGGCTGCCCGACGGCGCAGAGGACATCCGGATCGACCCGGACCTCGCCGGCGGGAGCGTCATGGACGTGGGCTGTTACGCCGTCAGCGCGGCGCGGCTGTTCCTCGGCACACCCGAGCGGGCCTACGGCGTGACGAACGACGAGCGCGACTGCGGCGTCGAGACGGAGATGACGGGCGTCCTCGAATACGAGGACGGCGCGACGGCGCGGCTCCAGTCCGGGTTCGAGACGCCGCTGACGCAGTACTACCGCGTCGAGACCACCGACGGGTGGCTCCGCGCGGAACCGACCTTCGACATCGGCGTCGAAAACTCGACGCAACTGACCTACTCCGTGGACGGCGAAGAGACGACGGAGTCCTTCGACGCGACGGACCACTACCGCCTCGAAGTCGAACACTTCGCCGACAGCGTCGAGTCCGGCGAGGAACCCCGAGTCGACCGCGACGAGAGCGTCGACATCATGCGTATCATCGACGCCCTGTACGAGAGCAGTGACGACGGGCAGCCGATCACGCTGAACTGA
- a CDS encoding SDR family oxidoreductase codes for MVDRLADRTALITGAASGIGRAIAIRFAEEGANVVVADIREEPREGGRPTHEVVADAEFVETDVSDVEAMRDAVEETVSAFGGLDVLVNNAGIFPGSCPIEAVEEAEYDRVMDVNLKSAYFGSKFAAGEMRERGEGGAIVNISSIAGLVGYDDAASYCASKGAVANLSRELALELGPDDIRVNAINPGVVETAMTTQDTSAAGTMAEQIPLHRDGQPEDIAGAALFLASDDAAYVTGHNLVVDGGYTAK; via the coding sequence ATGGTCGACAGACTCGCGGACCGAACGGCGCTGATCACAGGTGCGGCATCGGGTATCGGGCGGGCGATAGCGATTCGATTCGCCGAGGAGGGCGCGAACGTCGTCGTCGCGGACATACGCGAGGAGCCGCGGGAGGGCGGACGGCCGACGCACGAGGTCGTCGCGGACGCCGAGTTCGTCGAGACCGACGTCTCCGACGTCGAGGCGATGCGCGACGCCGTCGAGGAGACGGTGTCGGCGTTCGGCGGCCTCGACGTGCTGGTGAACAACGCCGGGATATTTCCCGGCAGCTGTCCGATAGAGGCGGTCGAGGAGGCGGAGTACGACCGCGTGATGGACGTCAACCTCAAGAGCGCCTACTTCGGGAGCAAGTTCGCGGCGGGCGAGATGCGCGAGCGGGGCGAGGGCGGTGCCATCGTCAACATCTCCTCCATCGCGGGACTGGTCGGCTACGACGACGCCGCGTCCTACTGCGCCTCGAAGGGCGCGGTCGCGAACCTCAGCAGGGAACTGGCGCTCGAACTCGGCCCGGACGACATCCGGGTCAACGCGATCAACCCCGGCGTCGTCGAGACGGCGATGACCACGCAGGACACGTCGGCCGCCGGGACGATGGCGGAACAGATCCCGCTGCACCGGGACGGGCAACCCGAGGACATCGCCGGTGCCGCGCTGTTCCTCGCGAGCGACGACGCGGCGTACGTCACCGGCCACAACCTCGTCGTCGACGGCGGCTACACCGCGAAGTGA
- the gfo6 gene encoding D-xylose 1-dehydrogenase Gfo6: MKDWLDAYDERDWQTTTEGTVRYALLGLGWWTMDLALPAIENSKLGEVTTLVSSSTEKAQRLAEESDVDRGISYDEFHAGEASDAYDAVYIGTPNAYHLEYVETAVDLGKAVLCEKPMESTVERAEQMVDVAESGDAPLMIAYRMHTDPAVRRTKELIADGFIGDPVSVYGNNTQPLLEMIPDHDQWRLDPDISGYGTSVMDLGIYSLNTARFILDRDPVAVQSQMSSHHEAFADVPDERSGSVLVLEDDVKMVTTTSQNAHEDTQLKLTGTEGQIDLRPAFHGECTMHLARGELSATVSHDAFDSQREMREEFDYFADRVLTDGEIVADGRHGLQDMRIIRAVHEAAESGDVVEL, encoded by the coding sequence ATGAAAGACTGGCTCGACGCCTACGACGAACGCGACTGGCAGACGACCACCGAGGGCACCGTCCGATACGCGCTGCTCGGACTGGGCTGGTGGACGATGGACCTCGCCCTGCCGGCCATCGAGAACTCCAAGCTGGGCGAGGTGACGACGCTCGTCAGCAGTTCGACGGAAAAGGCACAGCGACTGGCCGAAGAGAGCGACGTCGACCGCGGCATCAGCTACGACGAGTTCCACGCTGGCGAGGCGAGCGACGCCTACGACGCGGTGTACATCGGCACGCCGAACGCCTACCACCTCGAATACGTCGAGACCGCGGTCGACCTCGGTAAGGCGGTGCTCTGTGAGAAGCCCATGGAGTCCACCGTCGAACGGGCCGAGCAGATGGTCGACGTCGCCGAGAGCGGGGACGCGCCGCTGATGATCGCCTACCGGATGCACACCGACCCCGCCGTGCGACGGACGAAGGAGCTGATCGCGGACGGCTTCATCGGCGACCCGGTGTCGGTGTACGGCAACAACACCCAACCGCTCCTGGAGATGATTCCGGACCACGACCAGTGGCGACTCGACCCGGACATCTCGGGGTACGGTACCTCGGTGATGGACCTGGGCATCTACTCGCTCAACACCGCGCGGTTCATCTTAGACCGGGACCCCGTGGCCGTCCAGTCACAGATGAGCTCCCATCACGAGGCCTTCGCCGACGTGCCCGACGAGCGCTCGGGGTCGGTCCTCGTCCTCGAAGACGACGTGAAGATGGTCACCACGACGAGTCAGAACGCCCACGAGGACACGCAACTGAAGCTGACGGGGACCGAGGGGCAGATCGACCTGCGCCCGGCGTTCCACGGCGAGTGTACGATGCACCTCGCCCGCGGCGAGCTGTCGGCCACGGTCTCGCACGACGCGTTCGACTCCCAGCGCGAGATGCGCGAGGAGTTCGACTACTTCGCCGACCGGGTGCTCACGGACGGGGAGATCGTCGCCGACGGTCGCCACGGCCTCCAGGACATGCGAATCATCCGCGCCGTCCACGAGGCCGCAGAGAGCGGCGACGTGGTCGAACTGTAG